From a region of the Kwoniella mangroviensis CBS 8507 chromosome 1 map unlocalized Ctg01, whole genome shotgun sequence genome:
- a CDS encoding mitochondrial 54S ribosomal protein uL11m, producing the protein MSKVATAQLVKILVPAGLAKPTPPVGPALGARGVKAMDFCKEFNARTANYVQSVPIPTLITISPDRTFTFATRTPPVSHLIKKTLGLEKGSGEAMGKPTGSKLSLKHVYEIAKVKALDEDLAAVGLERIAKGVLGTARSLGVEVVP; encoded by the exons ATGTCAAAAGTAGCGACTGCTCAGCTGGTA AAGATACTAGTCCCAGCTGGGCTTGCTAAACCTACACCTCCCGTTGGTCCGGCATTAGGTGCGAGGGGTGTGAAAGCCATGGATTTCTGTAAAGAATT TAACGCCCGTACAGCAAACTACGTTCAATCCGTCCCCATACCCACCCTCATAACCATCTCCCCTGATCGTACATTCACTTTCGCGACACGTACACCGCCGGTATCGCACCTTATCAAGAAGACTTTAGGTCTGGAGAAAGGTTCAGGAGAAGCTATGGGTAAACCTACAGGATCGAAGTTGTCGTTGAAACATGTGTACGAGATAGCGAAGGTGAAAGCTCTAGATGAGGATTTGGCGGCTGTCGGGTTGGAGAGGATAGCAAAGGGTGTGTTAGGGACGGCGAGGAGTCTGGGCGTTGAGGTGGTGCCATAG
- a CDS encoding 40S ribosomal protein uS2, protein MSTDRLPKALQATEEDIQLLLAAQAHLGTKNCDKTMEPYVWKRRADGIHVLNVGKTWEKLVLAARVLATIENPNDICVISARPYGHRAVLKFGKFTGAQAIAGRFTPGSFTNYITRSFKEPRVIIVTDPRVDHQAIREAAYVNIPVIAFCDTDASLKFVDIAIPGNNKSRHSVGLLWYLLCREVLRLKGQVPRGPTGPSGWETLPDLFFYRDPEEIEREAAEKAAAQADAEGADADAAASAAATGVAQEWDAGNAADAVLAAQPTDQALDWSAEPTSGDWTAEPAQDASGGW, encoded by the exons atGTCCACCGACAGACTTCCTAAAGCCCTTCAAGCTACCGAAGAGGATATCCAACTCCTCTTGGCTGCTCAAGCCCACCTCGGTACCAAGAACTGTGATAAGACTATGGAACCATACGTCTGGAAAAGACGAGCTGATG GTATCCACGTTCTTAACGTTGGTAAGACCTGGGAAAAGCTCGTACTCGCTGCCCGAGTTCTCGCTACCATTGAAAACCCCAACGATATCTGTGTGATCTCTGCTAGACCTTATGGTCACCGAGCCGTCCTCAAGTTCGGTAAATTCACCGGTGCTCAAGCTATCGCTGGTCGATTCACCCCTGGTTCTTTCACCAACTACATCACTCGATCTTTCAAGGAACCCCGAGTCATCATCGTTACCGACCCAAGAGTTGACCACCAAGCCATCCGAGAGGCTGCTTACGTCAACATCCC AGTTATCGCCTTCTGCGACACCGATGCTTCCCTCAAATTCGTCGACATTGCTATCCCAGGAAACAACAAATCCAGACACTCTGTCGGTTTACTCTGGTACTTGCTCTGTCGAGAAGTCCTCCGATTGAAGGGACAAGTCCCAAGAGGTCCTACCGGTCCTTCCGGATGGGAGACCCTCCCCGACTTGTTCTTCTACAGAGACCCTGAGGAGATCGAACGAGAGGCCGCCGAGAAGGCCGCTGCCCAAGCTGATGCCGAGGGTGCCGATGCCGATGCCGCCGCTTCCGCCGCTGCTACTGGTGTAGCTCAAGAATGGGATGCTGGAAACGCCGCTGATGCCGTCCTTGCTGCTCAACCCACcgaccaag CCCTCGACTGGTCTGCCGAACCTACCTCAGGTGACTGGACCGCCGAGCCCGCTCAAGACGCTTCGGGCGGTTGGTAA